CTCGGCAGGTAGGAGTACTGGATGGCCACCATCGCGCTGTCCCCGGCGTACATGTACTCCAGCGGCGTGCTGGCCTGCGCGTTGATCCAGCCGCTGCCGGTGGTGGCCATCACGGCGAGGATGCTGCGGCGGAAGCCTCCGGTGCGCTCCAGCTCGGCGACGGCCAGGTCGGCCCGCCCCTGCAGGGTGTCGGCCGACCGCAGTCCGACGTAGACCCGGACCGGGTCCTGGGCCTGGCGGCCGGCGAACGCGGACAGTTCGGCCTCGGTCGCGGCGGTGCCGACGAAGTCCCGGCCCTTGGAGCCGAGGCTCTCCCAGGACTCCAGCGAGGCGGGGCTGCCCGAGAGCGTGGGCAGCTGCGGCCGGACGATCCCGGCGGTGGTGCCCTGGTCGGTGAGCGAGGCGGCGCGCTCGACCACGTCCAGCACCCCGGAGAGCAGGAAGCCCTGGACGAAGCCGACCACCAGGAAGGCCACCACCGCGACGCCCGCGCCGAGCGCGAGGCGCGCCGGGACCACCCGCCCCAGCGCGCGCCCGACCACCCGGGTGGCGAGCCGCAGCACCCGGGCCACCAGCACGATCAGCGCGCCGGTCAGCAGCGCGGCCAGGGGCACCAGCGACCACCGCCACCAGGAGATCTCCGGGGGCAGCGACACGGCCCGCCGGACCTCCCCCTGCCAGCGCACGCTCCAGGCGGTCACCGCCACCACGAGCACCGCGCCGACCACCGCGAGCACCGCCCAGGCCGTCCGGCGGACCCGGGGCCCCGGCCGGGCCCCGAGCCTGCGGGCGATCGCGGCGACCAGGGCCCCGGCCCCGTACCCGATCGCGGCCGTCACCCCCGCCTCGACACCCTGCAGCCACCAGGAGCGGGGCAGCATGGAGGGGGTGAGGGACAGGTAGTAGAAGAGGACCGCGCCGGCCACCGCACCCCACCCGGGCCGGCCCCTGACCACCGGGCGGTCGCCGGTGTGCTCGCCGAGCCGAGTGCCGAACCGTGACCACGCCCGCACGTCCCGCTCCTCTTCCGTCCGGCTGCCCCGCTCTTCGACAATCGACCTATGTTCCGCCTGACGCCCCGTTGATCCGGGTTCATCGGGTGTGCGGCGATTTCGTGTCCTGCGGCGGCACGGCCGTTCGTGTCCTGCGGCGGCACGGGCGGCGGCCACCGGATCGGCGGTCCGGGGCTCACGCCGAAGTCGAGGCCGTCGACAGCCGGTTCGTCGGGAGGGGTGATCCGGAGCAGGCGCTCCGATGCCCTACTCACAAGTAAGTTTACTACTCGGTAAGTTCGGGGCCGGGTTGGATACCCTTGCACGATGGATCCGCAGACCGGCCGCAAGCGGCTACCCCGCAAGGTCCGCGAACAGCAGATGCTCGACGCCGCCGTGCAGGTGTTCTCCCGGCGCGGCTTCCACGCCGCCTCGATGGACGAGGTCGCCGAGCACGCCCGGGTGTCCAAGCCCCTGCTGTACCTGTACCTGGGCTCCAAGGAGGAGATCTTCTCCGCGTGCATCGCCCGGGAGGCCGACCGCCTGGTCAACGCCATCGGCGCGGCCACGCCGGCCGACGGTGGTGACCCGGCCGAGCAGCTCTGGGACGGGTTGACCGCCTTCCTCACCCACGTCGCGGAGAACCGCGCCGGCTGGGTGGTCCTCTACCGGCAGGCCCGCAGCCGGAGCGACTCGCTCGCCGCCCAGGTCGCCCGGGCCAGGGCGGAGATCGTCGACACCGTCACCGGACTCGTCCGCCAGGCCATGGAGCCGTCCGGGCGCGGCATCGCCGGCGGCGACTACGCCGCGCTGCGCAGGGAGTCCGCGGCCGTCGCGCACGCGCTGGTCGGCGCCGCCGACGCGCTGGCCGAGTGGGCGCTCGCGGTGCCCGGCGAGCAGCCTCGGGCCACCGCCCGCCGACTGATGGACCTGGTCTGGATCGGCCTGGAGCGGCGGGCCAAGGGTGAGGGCTTCCACCCGCCCGGTGAGCCGGAGGGCGGCGAATCGGTCGCCGACCGGCTCCGGGCGAACCCCTGAGCGGACCGCGGAGCGCAGCAGCGGGCCGGCCGGGACCGGTCCCCACCTGGGTGGGGCCCGGTCCCGGCCGACGGACCGGAGCGGTCAGCGGTGGCTCTGGAACTGCACCACCTGCTGGTAGGTCGGCCGGTTCTGCCAGGTCGTCTTGGCGTCCGTGACCCCGCCCAGCGGACGCTGGATGATGGTGTCGGCGCACCACTGGTCACCCGCCGAGCAGTCCGCGTCGCCCGGGTAGACCTGGGCCGGGGTCTGCGCGGCGGCCTGGCCGAGGCTGGTCAGCACGGCCTGGCGGCAGGCGGCCGGGTCGCCGCCGCCGCAGAACGGACGAGCCAGCGGGCCGGCCACGTGCTCGCCGAGAACGGCCCGCAGATCCTTGTCGACATAGCTCCACCAGCCGTACTGGAACGCCGAGCCCTTGTGCGGCACGGACTCGTTGGCGGAGACCGCGCCACCGGCGACCGGCCCGGTCTGGCCGCC
The sequence above is drawn from the Kitasatospora sp. NBC_00315 genome and encodes:
- a CDS encoding alpha/beta hydrolase, encoding MRAWSRFGTRLGEHTGDRPVVRGRPGWGAVAGAVLFYYLSLTPSMLPRSWWLQGVEAGVTAAIGYGAGALVAAIARRLGARPGPRVRRTAWAVLAVVGAVLVVAVTAWSVRWQGEVRRAVSLPPEISWWRWSLVPLAALLTGALIVLVARVLRLATRVVGRALGRVVPARLALGAGVAVVAFLVVGFVQGFLLSGVLDVVERAASLTDQGTTAGIVRPQLPTLSGSPASLESWESLGSKGRDFVGTAATEAELSAFAGRQAQDPVRVYVGLRSADTLQGRADLAVAELERTGGFRRSILAVMATTGSGWINAQASTPLEYMYAGDSAMVAIQYSYLPSWVSVLTEDEATDAGRALFDAVHAKWATLPAGDRPRLVVYGESLGSFATEKAFDGRLDRLAAETEGALLVGPTFDNPIWRRVTDDRQQGSPVWRPVFENGRSVRFAQVPADLELPAQPWDGTRVVYLQNGSDPIVWWSPGMLLSRPEWLDDPRAADVSPAMRWYPVVTFWQVACDLAGANDVPAGFGHRYGTLPTDAWAAIAAPPGWTAADTTRLAELMAR
- a CDS encoding TetR/AcrR family transcriptional regulator, translated to MDPQTGRKRLPRKVREQQMLDAAVQVFSRRGFHAASMDEVAEHARVSKPLLYLYLGSKEEIFSACIAREADRLVNAIGAATPADGGDPAEQLWDGLTAFLTHVAENRAGWVVLYRQARSRSDSLAAQVARARAEIVDTVTGLVRQAMEPSGRGIAGGDYAALRRESAAVAHALVGAADALAEWALAVPGEQPRATARRLMDLVWIGLERRAKGEGFHPPGEPEGGESVADRLRANP